The following DNA comes from Corallococcus silvisoli.
CGTTCTTCTCGTCGATGTCCTGGTAGCGTTCCTTCACGGACTGCGGCTCCTTCTCGCCCCGGCCCGCCCCGGGCGCTTTTTCTCAGAGGCTGCGCCGGGCGGTACAACGGCACGCGGATTCTAGAAATTCCGCGCGGTTGGAACAAATAAAACCCGACTAGAGATTCACCAGGAACACTTCGCACGCCTGGTCGAGCAGGTCCTTGGACAGGGCGGGCGGGATTTGCCGGTATCGGGCAGCGTCTCGGATGAGGGACACGAGGTCCCGGGGGTGACAGGAGCGCATCTCCATGCTGCGCGGCTTGTAGTAGTGCTCCACCAGGTAGGTGACGGCCTGGTCGACGTAGGGGATGCCCGCCGCCTCACACACCCGGCGGAAGATCTCCCGGTAGGACTCCTCGTCCGGATTGCCGACTTCAATCTTGTATTTGATGCGGCGCAGGAAGGCCTCGTCCACCAGTTCCTTCGGGTCCAGGTTGGTGGAGAAGACGAGGAGCTGATCGAACGGGATCTCGAACTTCTTGCCCGTGTGCAGGGTGAGGTAGTCCACCCGCTTCTCCAGGGGGACGATCCACCGGTTGAGCAGGTCCGTGGGGTGGACCTTCTGGCGGCCGAAGTCGTCGATGAGGAGCATGCCGCCGTTGGCCTTCACCTGGAACGGCGCCTCGTAGAAGCGGGTGCTCTCCGAGTAGATGAGGTCCAGCGTCTCCAGCGTCAGCTCGCCGCCCACCACGACGGAGGGGCGCCGGCAGAGCGCCCAGCGCTTGTCCATCTCGAAGGTCTGCCGGCGGCCGTTGGCGTCGCGGCCAATCTCCAGCGACACGGGCGTGTGGATGATCCGGTCGAAGACCTTGATGATCTGGTTGTCGATTTCGAGGCAGTGCGGGACGAAGACCTCCCCGCCGAACATGTGGGAGATGGCGTCCGCGAGGCTCGTCTTGCCGTTGCCCGGGGGGCCGTAGAGAAAGAGCGAGCGGCCGGAGTTCACCGCCGGGCCCAGCTTGTCCATCAGCTCCGCGGGCACGGTGAGGTGGCCCAGGGCGATGAGCAGGTCCTCCTGGCCCACGACGGGCGTCTCCTCTGTCTGGCTCTTGATGAGGGCGTTGTACTGCTCGATGGGGACCGGGGCGGGGCCCACGTAGGTGGAGCGGGTGAGGGCGTCGCGGGCGTACTCGCGGCCCTTCTCCGTGAGGGCGAACTCCACGGACGCGCGGCCAAAGCCCTTGCCGCCGCGCAGGTCCACGAGCTTCTCCGCGGCGAGGAAGTCCACCACGTGCTCGACGACGCCGGACCAGGGCAGGCACATGCTCTCCGCGATGGCCACGCCCGTGCCCGTGCCGGCGTAGTAGAGGAACTTGAGGCCCAGGTCCGCCAGCAGGCCCATTCTCAGGCCCGTGTCCTCCAGCGACTTCGGCTCCAAGGGAGCGATGTCGAGGATGGACGGGTTCTCCAGCTTGAACGGATTGTCGTCGTACGTGTGGCCGGCGGGAGGCATCGGGTACGGGTTCTACCCGATTCCCCCAGCGGCCGGGACTTCACGTCAACGGACTGTCCTCAAACGTAGGTCAGCCAGTCCGCATAGCGGGGCTCCTGGCCCCGGACGACGCGGAAATAGGTGTCCTGGACGAACTGGCCGATGGGGCCGGGCTTGCCGGTGCCCACCTGGCGGTTGTCGACCTCGCGCACGGGGGTGATCTCCGCGGCGGTGCCGGTGAAGAAGATCTCGTTGCAGATGTAGAGGGCGTCGCGGGTGAACGTCACCTCCTCCACCGCGCGGCCGCTGTCGCGCAGCAGCCGCAGCACGGTGTCGCGGGTGATGCCGTCGAGGATGGGCGAGGAGAGGGGCGGCGTCTTGATGATGCCCTTCTTGTTCACCATGAAGATGTTCTCGCCGGACGCCTCCGCGACGAAGCCGCTGATGTCCAGGAGGATGGCCTCGTCGTAGCCGGCCATCACCGCCTCGCGCTTGGCGAGGATGGAGTTGACGTACTGGCCGGTGATCTTCCCGCGCACCATGTTCACGTTCACGTGGTTGCGCGTGAAGGAGCTGACCTTGGCGCGGATGCCCTCGCGCATGCCCTTGTCGCCCAGGTACGCGCCCCAGTCCCAGGCGGTGATGCCCACGCGGGTGGGGTTCACCGCGCCCAGGCCCATGGCGCCGTCGCCCATGAAGGCCACCGGGCGCAGGTAGGCGCCGTTGGCGAACAGGTGCTTCTGCTTGCGCAGGAGCTCCAGCGTCGCCTCCACCAGCTGGTCCTCGGTGTAGGGCATCTGCAGCATGATGATGTGCGCGGAGTCGAGCAGGCGCTGGATGTGCTCGCGCAGCCGGAAGACGGCGAGCCGGCCATCATGGGTCTTGTAGGCGCGGATGCCCTCGAAGACGCCCAGGCCGTAGTGGAGGGCGTGCGTCATCACGTGCACGTTGCCCTCGTCCCATTTCATCAGCTTCCCATCGAGCCAGATGTGTTCGGCGCGCAGCACGGAGGATGAGGTCGAGCTCATCGGGAAGTTCCTTGTCGGGCTAGGGGTGGGACGGCTTGAGGTCTTGTGCCTCCAGGCCTTGTACCCAGGCCCCGAGGGGAGGCAAAGCGTGAAACGCCAGGGGAGCCGCCGGGCCGGGCCCTCCCCGTCGCCTCGCTACGGCGCCCCGCGTCAGGCCTGGGCGATCTGCGGGAGGTTGGCGCGGGCCTTCTCGATGTCGCCCTCGTATTTGAGGACGAGGTTGAGCGTGGCGGCGACGACGTCCGCGCTCAGCGCCTCGGCGTTGAGCAGGGCCAGGCTCTGCGCCCAGTCCAGCGTCTCACTGATGGAGGGGGCCTTCTTCAAGTCCAGCGCGCGGATGGCGGCCACGGCCTCCACCACCTGCTCGGCCAGCACCTGGGGGACCTCCGGCAGCCGCGAGCGGACGATTCGCAGCTCGCGCTCGCGGTCCGGGAAGTCGATGTGCAGGTGCAGGCAGCGGCGCTTGAGCGCGTCGGACAGCTCGCGGGCGTTGTTGCTGGTGAGGATGACGCGCGGGATGTGCCGGGCCTTGATGGTGCCCAGCTCCGGCACCGTGACAGCGTTGTCAGACAGGACCTCCAGCAGGAAGGCCTCGAACTCCGGATCCGCCTTGTCGATTTCGTCCACCAGCAGCAGCGCCGGGGTCTCCGACAGCTGGGCCTGGAGGATGGGGCGGGGGAGCAGGAAGCGCTCGGAGAAGAAGACGGCGTCGCCGGACGCGAGCCGGTCCGCGGCCTCCGCCAGGGTCCGGGTGCCCTGGGTCATCTCCCCGATCTTGTCCTTGAGCAGCTGGGTGTAGAGCAGCTGCTTGGCGTACTCCCACTCGTAGAGGGCCTTGGCCTCGTCCAGGCCCTCGTAGCACTGGAGGCGGAGGAAGGTCCGGTCCAGGGCCTGCGCCAGGGCCTTGGCCAGCTCCGTCTTGCCCACGCCCGCCGGGCCCTCCACCAGGATGGGCTTGCCCATCCGGTCCGCGAGGAACACCGCCGTGGCGATCTCTGGCGAGGACAGGTAGCCCACCGCCTCCAGGCGACGCGCCGCGTCCTCCACGCTGGTGAACGAGCGAATCTCCGAAGTCAGTCGAGGGGGGCTCACGCCCGTCAACTTAACCGACGCCCACCCCTCCCACTGCGGCAAAAATGCCAGGGTTGTGGGGGCGTCGTCCGCACTCTTGAGGGCCGTGGGGGATGCAACCCCTTGGAATCAGGGTGCGTAACTATTTTCGCACCTTGGGCACGTACCGTGCATCAAAGCGTGCGTATCTCAGGACGAACGAGGTCGCGGGTCATGTGGGCGTGGCTGAAGTTGGCGATGGCGGTGGTGGTGGTGGTGATGCCGGGGGGCTTCCCCCTCGCGCTGGCGTACATCGCGACGCGGACGCTGGTGGAGCGTTGGCGGGCGGCGCAGGCTCAGGCCCAGGACGAGGGGCGGCCGGTGTCGGTGCGGGACGTGCTGGGCTCGCTGCACTTCCGGGACCTCATCCGCGAGGCCCGGGCGGCCACGGCGCTGTAGCGCGGACCGGTTGTCCCCGAGCGACGAACGAAGGGCCCGGCACTTCCTCGGAAGTGCGCGGGCCCTTGTCGTTTCCGCCGGGAGGGGGGCGGGCTACTTGTCCAGCTCGTCGACGAGCGCCGTCCAGTCGTCCTCGGCCGCGGGCGCGGTGGGCAGCTGCATCACCATGGTGCGCTCCGGGGCGTCTTCGTCCACGGGCACCGGGGTGGGGGCGGCCTTCTTCGC
Coding sequences within:
- a CDS encoding AAA family ATPase — protein: MPPAGHTYDDNPFKLENPSILDIAPLEPKSLEDTGLRMGLLADLGLKFLYYAGTGTGVAIAESMCLPWSGVVEHVVDFLAAEKLVDLRGGKGFGRASVEFALTEKGREYARDALTRSTYVGPAPVPIEQYNALIKSQTEETPVVGQEDLLIALGHLTVPAELMDKLGPAVNSGRSLFLYGPPGNGKTSLADAISHMFGGEVFVPHCLEIDNQIIKVFDRIIHTPVSLEIGRDANGRRQTFEMDKRWALCRRPSVVVGGELTLETLDLIYSESTRFYEAPFQVKANGGMLLIDDFGRQKVHPTDLLNRWIVPLEKRVDYLTLHTGKKFEIPFDQLLVFSTNLDPKELVDEAFLRRIKYKIEVGNPDEESYREIFRRVCEAAGIPYVDQAVTYLVEHYYKPRSMEMRSCHPRDLVSLIRDAARYRQIPPALSKDLLDQACEVFLVNL
- a CDS encoding branched-chain amino acid transaminase; amino-acid sequence: MSSTSSSVLRAEHIWLDGKLMKWDEGNVHVMTHALHYGLGVFEGIRAYKTHDGRLAVFRLREHIQRLLDSAHIIMLQMPYTEDQLVEATLELLRKQKHLFANGAYLRPVAFMGDGAMGLGAVNPTRVGITAWDWGAYLGDKGMREGIRAKVSSFTRNHVNVNMVRGKITGQYVNSILAKREAVMAGYDEAILLDISGFVAEASGENIFMVNKKGIIKTPPLSSPILDGITRDTVLRLLRDSGRAVEEVTFTRDALYICNEIFFTGTAAEITPVREVDNRQVGTGKPGPIGQFVQDTYFRVVRGQEPRYADWLTYV
- a CDS encoding AAA family ATPase, whose amino-acid sequence is MSPPRLTSEIRSFTSVEDAARRLEAVGYLSSPEIATAVFLADRMGKPILVEGPAGVGKTELAKALAQALDRTFLRLQCYEGLDEAKALYEWEYAKQLLYTQLLKDKIGEMTQGTRTLAEAADRLASGDAVFFSERFLLPRPILQAQLSETPALLLVDEIDKADPEFEAFLLEVLSDNAVTVPELGTIKARHIPRVILTSNNARELSDALKRRCLHLHIDFPDRERELRIVRSRLPEVPQVLAEQVVEAVAAIRALDLKKAPSISETLDWAQSLALLNAEALSADVVAATLNLVLKYEGDIEKARANLPQIAQA